Genomic segment of Branchiostoma floridae strain S238N-H82 unplaced genomic scaffold, Bfl_VNyyK Sc7u5tJ_1336, whole genome shotgun sequence:
NNNNNNNNNNNNNNNNNNNNNNNNNNNNNNNNNNNNNNNNNNNNNNNNNNNNNNNNNNNNNNNNNNNNNNNNNNNNNNNNNNNNNNNNNNNNNNNNNNNNNNNNNNNNNNNNNNNNNNNNNNNNNNNNNNNNNNNNNNNNNNNNNNNNNNNNNNNNNNNNNNNNNTGACCATGCTTTAATAGTTTAGGAGTCGAGTCTCTTTTACATTGTTCTCCTTTGATTCGGTTTCCACGGACTACGTTTCTGAGATCTATGATGTGGCACCAGCACATGGCCTTAACGCTAAGGGGGAAGTAtgtcatttcttcgtcggcatcagggtcatgcctcctcgtaaattagagctcgcagactcgtcgtccgatcgaatcgcgcctaatgtgaggggggtataaccaTTTGCCTGGAAATCACATCTAGTCTAGTTGGAAATTACTGTATAAGTTTAGTTTTTTCCTCCATCCATAAGACCACATGtggtcatttgtgcatttagcatatgggtatgaacatgcaataaagattattatctaTAAACGTCCCTGATAAGTAgcttgcaaatgtatttttgcaGCCCATTCTTGTTCATAATGGATGACAAATACATTGAGACCGGTAGATGAAGAGCAAATGTGACTGGTATATTACAAACCCGGGAAATTGGGGTCTTTATAAAGCTTTTATACTGCCCCTGACTGACCTCCCATCAACTTGCGCTTCTGCTGTTTTCTGCTAGAGGTCAGTACTGCGCCGTGCACAACTGGCGTCGTGATACCCAGTGTCAGTCACACATGTAtttggtaggggtgggtaccggtacaggaaattcaggtccaggtccggttcaagtttccagaggatcaggtccaggtttggacctgaatctggacctgattcagtatgtgagaacttgtgaatacGACGATActgtactcaaaacaatggtacatttcgcaacaaagaaatctgttttgtggagtattcgactcccactggcgtggACGATGGAGATcttacaaggctaactgcctttgtactatatattgactgtaaaacttgtagAAACGACaatcaactctactctacttagcTCTTGTTaatttcctcgaccggtaagccccaaaatgtgtgaatgtcaGATCatgtaatctgttcattttccaataggtccaatatctggtccaccgattttttttaaggtccggtttttctggaccggttcaataagaaaaaccggttttgtaccggtaccctcCCATAGTATTTGGCATTACTGGCAAATTTTTCCTTCCATCCGCCTGATTTCTACATACAGATTACCGTACAccgtacctgttacaattgtcttGGTCGACGTATCTTCTTTTCCCAACCAACTTGCAACGCGTAAGAATACCAGGAAGTGATTCAGGAACAGTTGTGGAACAGTTGTGGAACAGCACCGGCAACAATTAGCAAGTATTGGACTTTAATTATTGACTACGAGGAATTATGTTACTTCTGCTATCATTTGtcactttgtatgtttttaatactctccaagcagaggttaggctccggctgttttttaacgttttttttagtcgtttttttcgggctttctattttgtcattttttcttactgTGTCCTGCTTTGAGAgtatgtttttaactgtacgtatgtaatgtgtaaatatgaatgtgaagaccacaggaagaatagcctcttgTGAGGCTCATTATGAATCTaaacaaactcaaactcaaactagGAACAACAAACTGACACTGACAAAGCAAATTTGCACCCAAACACTGCATTTCATCTGCTCTTGGAGTTAGGTCAGTACAGTTTCATTTTGTAGAGTAAAACACTATCAACGGTCACGACGAACACGGACCCTTAAGCCCTTTACATGCTTTCCTTCGCCAAGGTGTCCCGTACTAATTTTCGCGGAAAAATCTAGGTGATCAGTGTTCATTCTGATTTCCACTTTTATACTgattgacatatatatatatatatattggttcTTGTTTTAGAACTATACTAGAGGTTGACATACAGATGGAAGTAATTTTATCTTATGCTCTACTATACTATTAGAACTAGCTAAGGGTATTGATGTTTGAGCAAATCTGAATTATAGTTAGAGGTAGAGTTTGAAATCTGAATTAGAACTAGGGGTAGAGTTTGAGTAGACCTGGAATAGCCGTTTTGCTCAAACACTACCCTGTCAAATGGTTTGCTGCTGACCATTGGAATAGAATTAGGAACCTAACCACTTCATATTAAATTTTTGGAAGGGTGCAATAGAAATAGGAATTCTATATTAAACCAAAAGAATGCACACTATAGGAACAACATAATCAACACAACAAGCCGATTAACATTTTGAGAACATAAATCTTTtaatgataaaaacaaaatattacattCAAAGAAAGTTGCTATCAATCATATTTCTATCATCTTCTTCATCAGTTTCTTACAAGAAACTATGTTCAGTTCATaacgcatatatatatatatatatactcagtAGCAGATATTGTACTTTACACATCAAATAAACTTCCATGAACCTTTATAGATTTGAACATCAGTATCTTGAACACAAAAAGTTAAATACCAGTaactgcaaaaaaagaagaacttgCTTGGGGGCGCTGTTGAAAATTGTACAAGCGCTATTCAAGAATAGAGTTTATAACattgaaatgtttcttacaatGAGTGAGACTTTCGAGCTACCATCTGCAAAGATACACTACCCACGAATctagggtttctcatcagtatGTTCTGTTACATGCTTGTCCAGAGAGGACTTTTGTGATGCGGAATAGTCACAGTGGTCACACTTGAAAGGTCTTGTGTGGGTTCTCAGATGTTTGACTAAGTCGGACTTGCgagctgtcctgtgcccacacttATCACACATGTAGAGTTTGatgtgagttttcatatgtcgggataagatAGACTTAGaagctgtcctgtatccgcactccccacacatgtagggtttatcaccggcgtgttttgctacatggtaGTTCCAAGCGGATTTcgttgctgcagaatagtcgcactggtcacatttgtaaggtttctctcctgtatgggttctgatatgttgggataagtggtacttgcgagctgtcctgtacccgcactcatCACACACGTAGGGTTTGACTCCTGTGTGCGTtgtcatgtgttgggataagtaaGACTTCCTatttgccctgtacccacactccccacacatgtagggtttatctcctGTATGGGTTGTCATGTGTTTTGATAAGGTGGACTTGTCAGCTgacctgtatccacactccccacacatgtagggtttatctcctgtgtgagttttcatatgtcgggataagttagacttagaaactgtcctgtacccgcactccccacacatgtagggtttgtcttcTGTGTGAGTtgtcatgtgttgggataagttaGACTTCCTATttgccctgtatccacactccccacacatgtagagTTTTTTTCCCGTATGTTTtgttagatgttggtccaaatggattttctgtgctgcagaatagtcacactggtcacacttgaagggtttttctcctgtgtgagttctcatatgtcgggataaggcACTCTTGCAAGCTGCCCGGTACCCACAGTCATCAcagatgtagggtttctccccagtgtgagttcgAGGGCGTTCCATCTCCAGGCTACAatgtgaaaaagaaacaaacggaACAAAGATTAATATTTAGTTGGTGAGGAATTTGAAAATTTCATGTATCTGGCTTGCTTTCATTACATTGTGAGTAATCTACAGACAAGAATCTATGATACGTTCGTcggatggaggttagacatccagttgtaataagatatgccgaATGGCCGTTGCTCAAGCAACGTGATTATTTTGGAAGCGGTCAGACGTTCCAAGTCACACAAGTGTTAGCAAATAACTACGGTCATACTTTTCCAAGTCAAATTACGGCCAGGTACTCCCACCCCTGCGAGATAACATTATCTCCCGTGGTCAAGCAATAGGATCTTAGTGATCGTTTGCATTGATcttgtcttacttttgtttcctatacAGGCTTTTCTTTTGACGTCatctccgccatgttggattacagtgtaCGTCttttcaaggtagcagaacacagtattagtgggcgaaccccggggtgtatgacgcgggtacataaaatagtacggataatcttgttgaaggagaggtaaaaagccatatttgaggggcagccagatataacctgtgctacgtggtcacggaaggtgtcgactctgagactgcatggtttggattgtgaaagttttctattttgtgtataaatgcgctccattacgaaactgcctttctagtgtgagccggctgcagttctgtgacctccacagaggggcatttcaaagagggcgtgagaagacgatacgccgatagtatttttttgtttttttaatatattgtggcttgtaccttcgaCTCAAACacatccgattttggtattccaaaagtacaccctactatatttttcattgcgtcgaagctagtcaccttgaggcccttaactatagaaatccccataggccgaaaactgtgttctgctaccttaactACACAAATATGCTACCccccaacatggccgccggaGGACTCAAATCATAactagtatgacgtcaatgaaaagcctgcatTGGACTATCTATCATTAGTAAACTTTATTTTCGCCTcctttacattttatttcatagttATGGTAaaacctttttctataaagtagtcaacaataatattaacatagacgccagcaatattctgaagcctgcccaagggcgcacccggggtagtcacgacttcaaatatcaacacatatttgcacgcaccgatatctacaaacattcttttttcccacgcacaattcccgagtggaatgccctgcctggcacggttgtaagcgctcccaacgttgagcacttccgtgccaggcaggcggcctgcccgtcctaacccgggagcctcagctccccccccctacttttgcccctcgcggggtcatttgggggtatcctatgcagatgcagaaaaCCTGCTGTTTCACAAGCTCTTATAGTGTCACGGACCAAGAATATGGATAGAGGATGCCACGTGAAACGTTTGGGTGTTTCCAGAATCATATCGgagttgctggagtaactgctAGTTTGGCAGATGTACAATTTAGTAATGACGAATGACTTCGGAGCTAAAACTTGCATACCCAAACCGACAATTGGTCAAAGCTATCAGAAGAAAGGCACTCCAGGAAATCTATCGATAAAGCACATTTCTACACAATAAACGAACAAACTACACTCAACAACGCTATAAGAACCCGCCTTAGGGCGTAATGTAACGTAAGTTACCTGGTGTTGTAGTACTCATACGCCTGTTGGGATGAAATGCCAAAAGCGAATATGCTGTGACAAAATAAGCGAACAAGTCAAACTACAAAATGGCGTCGTAGGACCCAGCATTCGCCTTCAGGTGCTGAAATGAACTATATGCAAATGTCCTCGTCAGAACAAGGCGTTCCCAAATGACGTCAAGTGAAGAAACCTTTGGTTGGACATTTAATTAATtatatttttttactgttttcgTGGTTTGCATGTCTTGCCAACCAAAGATCGTAGCTTCCAAACCCGGCTTTGGGACTTTTTTTAAGTATTAAAATCTATCTGATACATAACAAATTTATGAGGAAAAAAAACGGGTTTGGGAGCTACGATCTTTGAGAGAACGTCTGTAAAAATAATTGACTACaaattatctaatatataacaCGGTAGTTAATTATTATTTGTGGGTTATAAATAGTGCCAGTAACGTCTATGAAAACATTAACACAGAAAGTATACTAGTTGCTAGTTGCCCAACTTTTCAAAACGCataaaagagaagaagaaagacagaaagaaaacatgtgtcaagctactcagAACAGTTTACTTGTTTGCTGCCCTCCCTCAAATacactcctgccaacttgacgaataaaacaatacatacaaaatattcaagacgGACAGTTTACAACAAACTACAAGAGGGTGAGGGATGTCAAAAACACAGGCGCAGTTTTTACCGGCTGACTCTCGTCTAAGCATTGCACGGAAATGCACCACAGAGATAAGAATATTTATAGAGACAACagctttcacaaaatgtctGGTgctcaaatagaaaaaaaatctgacatAATCTACTGTATTAGGGTCGCTTTCCACCGTAACCCCACACAGCTACCATTGGAGTTTGGGGATCGGTTATCATTTGATTTGTGGGTCGTTTTCCACTGCTATGTAATaacaatatgtttttttctcttataTACTCCTCACTAACTGTTTTACCTTGGATTTGCCGTGAGTCTGGTGACTTTTAGGCCATGTAGCTGTCTTCACCTgtgtttcttttattcaacCACCTGTCATAACATTATTGTCTTTTGTTTGCATGCATTCTACACCTGTGGGATCAGTTGATTATAATCTTATAATCCGAAAGAGTCTTACAACATACAGTATATGAATAACATTGCTTGTATCGTAGACTTTTCTTGGCGTTTTCATTGGAATATTTTTGTATCCCATTGAAGATTAGATAGGACACTTGTCTCCTGTATATTTAAAGGATCTAGACAAAAACCTCGTAAGGAATTTCCCATGAAGCTCTAACGAACCTCACGCTTGCGCAATAGCACTGCACACGTCGTCA
This window contains:
- the LOC118407383 gene encoding zinc finger protein 84-like — its product is MCGECGYRSADKSTLSKHMTTHTGDKPYMCGECGYRANRKSYLSQHMTTHTGVKPYVCDECGYRTCGHRTARKSDLVKHLRTHTRPFKCDHCDYSASQKSSLDKHVTEHTDEKP